Below is a window of Fibrobacter sp. UWB11 DNA.
GTGGGAAAAAACTTGGAAAAATTAATGAAATTTATGAAAAAAAAATTGGAGGTCGCAATTTGCGTCCTTAAACACGCACTTAGCATTCTCAGCATTCAGGTTTTTAAGGGCAAACCCCTTAGGCGAAGTTTCAACAAGCACTTCATTTATACACATCAACTTCGTAGTGTGCTTTTTTAGTTCCAACTTTGGAGCCATTGACTCGGAATGGCTTAGCAGAGTGAATTTCGGGGCGAATTCGCTGTATCACTAGAACTCTAGATGATTCATCGGGGGCTTTTTCCGTTACAGCAATGGAATCTGTAGAAACAGTGAAGTTGTCGAAACGGATATAGCAGTCGTGCGTTGGCGACCAATCGGCAGTACTTCCGCCGTGGAATGTAGAGAGATAAAATTTATCCACATGCAGCGTATCGTAGTCGCGGAGGCGCAATGTATCTACATCTAGCGCAAGTTCGCCATCGAGCCACGCCTGCACGCGACCATTCTTATCACCTTTTCCGGGAGCCGACACAGTGTTCATCGAGACTTTATTGACAATGCGGTGCCATTTGCCAATCGCGAATTGCGCCTGAGGAACCGTTCCGTCCAAGTCCCACTTGAAATCATCACCGTATTCAGAATGTTGCCCCATAAAGTAAATCAGCTGGACAGCGTTCCCGCCCTTGCGCCACATGATACGGGCACTCCAGCCGTCGCCCGTTTCGGGCAAGGCGTTTCCCGTATAGCACTTGCCACCGCAAAGCCCTGGAAGTTTTCCGCCCAATTGGAATTCAAAACCCTCCTCAAAGAAAATATCGTACGCGCTCCACATCGTATCGGCAACTCGTTCGAGAGGCTGTATGATTTGAGCGGCACAAGCGGGCGTATCATTATCATTCGGACCAACGCAGCCCTTGGGATACTTGAGTTGCAACACATTGCCGTGTTCTTCGCCATCATAGACGATTTTAGAATTTTGGCCACCATTCTTATCCATGGCGTACCACCAGCTTTTATCCATGGTGTCGCGCTTGAAATCTTCCTTAGCCTCCGCATTGCCATAAACGCCGACCTCATGATTTTCGAAGTTGACAAACGAGACCGTATCAGACACGGCTTGAGCAAAAGCGGCAGAAGCGCAAAATAAGATATGTAAAAATCCGAAACGCATATTGGCAAACTTCCGATTATAGACTTGATGGC
It encodes the following:
- a CDS encoding polysaccharide lyase, whose product is MRFGFLHILFCASAAFAQAVSDTVSFVNFENHEVGVYGNAEAKEDFKRDTMDKSWWYAMDKNGGQNSKIVYDGEEHGNVLQLKYPKGCVGPNDNDTPACAAQIIQPLERVADTMWSAYDIFFEEGFEFQLGGKLPGLCGGKCYTGNALPETGDGWSARIMWRKGGNAVQLIYFMGQHSEYGDDFKWDLDGTVPQAQFAIGKWHRIVNKVSMNTVSAPGKGDKNGRVQAWLDGELALDVDTLRLRDYDTLHVDKFYLSTFHGGSTADWSPTHDCYIRFDNFTVSTDSIAVTEKAPDESSRVLVIQRIRPEIHSAKPFRVNGSKVGTKKAHYEVDVYK